Proteins found in one Salinimonas lutimaris genomic segment:
- a CDS encoding DUF1289 domain-containing protein — protein sequence MSVSGNPIHRLPLNMPDHQPHSLSPCIGYCKLSDEEICAGCHRHIDEIIKWQQFSNRQKHMIIHQCALREKASS from the coding sequence ATGTCTGTATCTGGCAATCCTATACACCGGTTACCTCTGAACATGCCTGATCACCAACCTCATTCTTTAAGCCCTTGTATTGGCTACTGTAAACTGTCTGATGAAGAAATCTGTGCGGGTTGTCACCGGCATATTGATGAAATTATAAAATGGCAGCAGTTCAGCAATAGGCAAAAACATATGATTATTCATCAATGCGCTTTACGCGAAAAAGCCTCTTCATAA
- a CDS encoding amidohydrolase: MANFRFRTARLLACLLPVFMAGCQSTQSPDKTATAASDTQNTFLGANPNPYPSTYSPIEGEPTVITNVTIVDGTGQQIDKGMLFFKQGKIVAVGSTVDYPANATIIDGQGKWVTPGIIDNHSHLGVYPSPSIGSLSDGNEMTKPVTPGVWAEHSVWPQDAGFVKALAGGVTTLQILPGSANLFGGRSVVLKNVPNRTMQDMKFPDAPYGMKMACGENPKRVYGQKGGPMTRMGNVRGYRQAWSDAQDYIAKWEKYEQEISAGKTSTPPKRDLDLETMAGVLKGDILVHMHCYRADEMVTMMDMMKEFGYQISAFHHAVEAYKIADKLQENNVCSSLWADWWGFKMEAYDGIRENIPMVASAGACAIVHSDSELGIQRLNQEAAKAWSDGNRAGLNFTLAEAWTWLSANPAKSLGIYDKTGSLEAGKNADLVLWNGNPFSTYTKAERVYIDGGLAFNLNDPASWPVSDFEVGQHVEGEAQ, translated from the coding sequence ATGGCAAACTTCCGCTTTCGTACAGCCAGGCTACTGGCTTGCCTGCTGCCGGTTTTTATGGCTGGCTGCCAGTCTACGCAGTCGCCTGACAAAACCGCAACAGCTGCCTCTGATACGCAAAATACCTTTTTAGGGGCAAATCCCAACCCGTATCCAAGTACTTATTCGCCTATCGAGGGTGAGCCCACGGTAATCACCAATGTGACGATTGTGGATGGCACCGGTCAGCAAATTGACAAAGGCATGCTCTTTTTTAAACAAGGAAAAATTGTAGCTGTTGGCAGCACTGTGGATTATCCGGCTAACGCCACAATCATTGATGGGCAGGGCAAATGGGTAACACCGGGCATTATTGATAATCACAGTCACCTGGGCGTATATCCATCACCCTCTATTGGTTCATTATCGGATGGTAATGAAATGACTAAGCCGGTAACCCCGGGGGTGTGGGCCGAACATTCGGTGTGGCCTCAGGACGCCGGTTTTGTAAAAGCGCTGGCCGGTGGTGTCACCACCCTGCAAATTCTGCCTGGCTCAGCTAATTTGTTTGGCGGTCGTTCAGTGGTGCTGAAAAACGTACCAAACCGAACTATGCAGGATATGAAGTTTCCCGATGCGCCTTACGGCATGAAAATGGCCTGCGGTGAAAATCCCAAGCGCGTTTATGGTCAGAAAGGCGGCCCGATGACCCGCATGGGCAATGTGCGCGGATATCGTCAGGCGTGGTCTGACGCCCAGGACTATATTGCCAAATGGGAAAAGTACGAACAGGAAATCAGCGCCGGTAAAACGTCCACACCGCCGAAACGGGATCTGGATCTGGAAACTATGGCAGGAGTGCTCAAAGGCGATATTCTGGTCCATATGCATTGCTACCGTGCTGACGAAATGGTCACCATGATGGACATGATGAAAGAATTTGGCTACCAGATCAGCGCATTTCATCATGCCGTAGAAGCCTACAAAATTGCTGATAAACTGCAAGAAAATAATGTGTGTTCGTCGCTGTGGGCCGATTGGTGGGGGTTTAAAATGGAGGCCTATGATGGTATTCGCGAAAACATACCCATGGTAGCCAGTGCTGGTGCCTGTGCTATTGTTCACTCCGACAGTGAGCTGGGTATTCAGCGACTTAATCAGGAAGCCGCCAAAGCCTGGTCCGACGGCAATCGCGCCGGCCTTAACTTCACCCTGGCAGAAGCCTGGACCTGGCTGTCTGCAAATCCTGCCAAATCCCTGGGTATTTATGACAAAACTGGTTCACTTGAAGCTGGCAAAAATGCCGATTTAGTGTTGTGGAATGGCAATCCGTTTTCTACCTATACCAAAGCCGAGCGCGTTTATATTGACGGCGGCCTGGCGTTTAACCTGAACGATCCGGCCAGCTGGCCTGTAAGCGATTTTGAAGTTGGGCAGCATGTGGAAGGAGAAGCACAATGA
- the dusC gene encoding tRNA dihydrouridine(16) synthase DusC, translated as MQVMLAPMEGVVDHLMREMLTEIGGFDLCVTEFVRVVDQKLPAKTFYRMCPELHNGGKTRSGVPVRVQLLGQHPQWLAENALMAVELGSPGVDLNFGCPAKTVNKSKGGAVLLKETETLYNIVKTVRDAVPVQFPVTAKIRLGFEDKSLALDNARAIDEAGASSLVVHARTKTEGYRPPAYWDWVARIRQQVSLPVIANGEVWSAEDAQRCRLESACDDIMIGRGALALPNLAQCIKQGQAPMSWPELASLLIKYSGYEIYGDKGRYYPNRIKQWCGYLKRQYPQAELLFNDIRRLNKADEIVAVLNRQSSQEYVA; from the coding sequence ATGCAGGTTATGCTGGCCCCGATGGAGGGCGTTGTTGATCATCTTATGCGGGAAATGTTGACTGAGATCGGCGGGTTCGATTTATGCGTCACAGAATTTGTCCGGGTGGTGGATCAGAAACTACCGGCAAAAACATTTTACCGGATGTGTCCGGAACTGCATAACGGGGGCAAGACCCGCTCTGGTGTGCCGGTAAGAGTCCAGTTATTAGGCCAGCATCCGCAGTGGCTGGCAGAAAATGCGCTGATGGCAGTAGAGTTAGGTTCACCCGGTGTGGACCTGAATTTTGGCTGTCCGGCAAAAACGGTGAATAAAAGTAAGGGCGGGGCGGTTCTGCTCAAAGAAACAGAAACCTTGTACAACATTGTCAAAACGGTGCGTGATGCAGTGCCTGTCCAGTTTCCGGTGACGGCCAAAATTCGGCTTGGATTTGAGGACAAATCGCTGGCGCTGGATAATGCCCGGGCTATTGATGAAGCCGGCGCTTCGTCGTTGGTGGTGCATGCCAGAACCAAAACTGAGGGGTATCGTCCGCCGGCATACTGGGACTGGGTTGCTCGTATCAGGCAGCAGGTGTCTTTGCCGGTGATAGCGAATGGTGAGGTCTGGAGTGCCGAAGATGCCCAGCGCTGTCGCCTGGAATCAGCCTGCGATGATATCATGATTGGCCGCGGTGCACTGGCTCTGCCTAATCTGGCACAGTGCATCAAGCAGGGGCAGGCCCCTATGTCCTGGCCGGAACTGGCCAGTTTGTTGATCAAATATTCCGGCTATGAGATTTACGGTGATAAAGGCCGGTATTATCCCAATCGAATCAAACAGTGGTGTGGTTATTTAAAGCGTCAGTACCCGCAGGCGGAACTCCTGTTCAATGATATTCGCCGGTTAAACAAAGCTGACGAGATTGTGGCGGTGCTAAATCGTCAGTCCTCGCAAGAGTACGTCGCTTAA
- a CDS encoding M14 family metallopeptidase → MQEYPIGIPGHPWTEEHKKQWLENQKTVRSYSEEVLAKIPDELSGFSITQYGALPYDEPRYPLYAIISEPMVQSKPTVLITGGVHGYETSGVQGALRFINHDIQRYSSQFNFIVVPCISPWGYETINRWNQAAMDPNRSFFTNSPAPESAQVMDFIASLNTPLLMHIDLHETTDTDNSEFRPALAARDGVTHDIWQIPDGFYTVANTANPKMDFQQAVIESVRKVTHIAPADESGRLIGEPIQSEGVICYDKKSLHLCGGMTDAEFVTTTEVYPDSPSATAEICNEAQVAAIVGGLDYLLATRL, encoded by the coding sequence ATGCAAGAATATCCTATAGGCATACCGGGCCATCCCTGGACAGAAGAGCATAAAAAGCAATGGCTTGAAAACCAGAAGACTGTGCGCAGTTATTCTGAAGAAGTCCTGGCAAAAATTCCCGATGAATTGAGCGGATTTTCCATAACGCAATACGGTGCTCTGCCTTACGATGAACCGCGCTATCCGCTCTATGCCATCATCAGCGAGCCGATGGTACAGTCTAAACCGACTGTGCTCATCACCGGTGGTGTACACGGTTATGAAACTAGCGGTGTGCAAGGCGCTCTGCGTTTTATCAATCATGATATTCAGCGTTACTCCTCACAGTTTAATTTCATTGTTGTGCCGTGCATCAGCCCGTGGGGTTATGAAACTATTAACCGCTGGAATCAGGCTGCCATGGATCCAAACCGGTCCTTTTTTACCAATAGCCCGGCACCAGAATCTGCCCAGGTAATGGACTTTATCGCGTCTTTAAATACGCCACTGTTGATGCACATTGATTTGCATGAAACGACAGACACTGACAACAGCGAATTTCGTCCGGCATTAGCCGCAAGGGATGGCGTTACCCACGATATCTGGCAAATTCCTGATGGTTTTTACACGGTAGCCAATACTGCAAATCCAAAAATGGATTTTCAGCAGGCGGTAATTGAATCGGTCAGAAAAGTCACCCACATTGCACCGGCGGATGAGTCAGGGCGACTGATTGGTGAGCCAATTCAGTCTGAGGGAGTGATTTGCTATGACAAAAAATCACTGCACCTGTGCGGCGGAATGACAGACGCTGAATTTGTCACCACCACAGAGGTCTATCCGGACAGCCCGTCTGCCACAGCTGAAATATGCAATGAAGCACAGGTTGCCGCCATCGTGGGTGGATTAGATTATTTGCTAGCCACGCGTTTATAA
- the gltX gene encoding glutamate--tRNA ligase, with product MSVVTRFAPSPTGYLHVGGARTALYSWLYAKSQGGEFVLRIEDTDIERSTDDAKQAILDGMDWLGLNYDKGPYLQTERFDRYKELIEKLLAEGKAYKCFMTSEELDQIREAQKERGEKPRYPGTWRDRTDHPEGQPFAIRFKNPLEGKVVINDHIRGKIEISNTELDDLVIQRSDGTPTYNFCVVVDDWDMGITHVVRGEDHINNTPRQINILEALGAPVPEYAHVSMILGEDGKKLSKRYNAVSVMQYRDDGYLPQALINYLVRLGWGHGDQEIFTLDEMIEHFSLDAIGQSASAFNTEKLIWLNQHYMKSMPVEEVAGYAKWHFDDQNIDLSGGPALEKVVTVQADRVKNLKEMAQISRYFYEDFEEFDAAAAKKHLRPVAKEPLMVAKTKLAAINEWTPENIQAAINATAEELEVGMGKVGMPLRVAVTGGGNSPSLDLTLNLISQAKIDQRIDKAIAFIANRENS from the coding sequence AACAGGTTACCTTCATGTGGGTGGCGCACGTACTGCACTTTATTCTTGGCTTTATGCAAAAAGTCAGGGTGGGGAATTTGTCCTTCGTATTGAAGATACAGATATAGAGCGTTCTACCGATGACGCCAAACAAGCTATTTTAGATGGTATGGATTGGCTGGGTCTTAACTATGACAAAGGGCCTTATTTACAAACCGAACGCTTCGACCGTTATAAAGAGCTTATCGAAAAGCTATTGGCGGAAGGAAAAGCCTATAAATGCTTTATGACCAGTGAAGAGCTGGACCAAATACGTGAAGCGCAAAAAGAGCGTGGCGAAAAACCTCGTTACCCTGGTACTTGGCGTGACCGTACCGACCATCCTGAAGGGCAACCTTTTGCTATCCGCTTTAAAAATCCGCTGGAAGGAAAGGTTGTCATTAATGATCACATTCGCGGAAAAATTGAGATAAGTAATACCGAGCTTGATGACCTGGTGATTCAGCGAAGCGACGGCACGCCGACTTATAACTTCTGTGTGGTAGTTGATGACTGGGATATGGGCATAACCCATGTAGTTCGTGGTGAAGATCATATCAACAACACGCCTCGTCAGATTAATATATTAGAAGCGCTGGGCGCACCTGTACCTGAATATGCTCATGTTTCGATGATATTGGGTGAAGACGGCAAGAAACTATCCAAGCGATACAATGCTGTTAGTGTTATGCAATATCGTGATGACGGCTATTTGCCACAAGCACTAATCAATTATTTGGTTCGGTTAGGGTGGGGCCATGGCGATCAGGAAATTTTTACTCTGGATGAAATGATTGAACATTTCAGCCTGGATGCAATTGGTCAGTCGGCTTCGGCATTTAATACTGAAAAACTGATTTGGCTAAACCAGCACTATATGAAGAGTATGCCGGTAGAAGAAGTCGCTGGGTATGCAAAATGGCACTTTGATGATCAAAATATCGATTTGTCTGGCGGCCCAGCATTAGAAAAAGTAGTGACTGTCCAGGCTGACCGGGTTAAAAATCTGAAAGAGATGGCGCAAATCAGTCGTTATTTTTATGAAGACTTTGAAGAGTTTGATGCTGCAGCGGCTAAAAAGCACCTTCGCCCTGTTGCTAAAGAGCCATTAATGGTGGCTAAAACAAAACTGGCAGCTATAAATGAGTGGACACCTGAAAATATTCAGGCTGCTATTAATGCTACAGCCGAAGAATTAGAAGTTGGTATGGGTAAAGTAGGTATGCCTTTGCGTGTTGCGGTTACCGGTGGAGGGAACTCACCATCGCTGGATTTAACCCTGAATCTTATTTCTCAGGCAAAAATAGATCAAAGAATCGACAAAGCGATTGCTTTTATAGCAAATAGAGAAAATTCTTAA